A single genomic interval of Longimicrobium sp. harbors:
- a CDS encoding DUF3857 and transglutaminase domain-containing protein, translating into MRFLATLLGLSLAGAAPAFAQAPVITEQGDPSVRTDTIYKLAVDPADYPEDEYVVLLDDGVLRREADGTGTFTYRMVAQVLTPEAAEQFGEQSFGWDMKRERFRLNWIRVIDAKTGRVISDKPVHDQESRAEVEFDAPVYTDQQTRRMSLGGVVPGTIVDYSITTETLEPVLPGDFTQSWSVHMGVPVRRSRLVVDVPDGYQPRIIENNLNFRPRVVARNGRRVYTWAAADVVNVKPEMFAATDSNKVYMNIAVGGRTEWADIARWYAGLSAGRYTLTPEIEAKLAEVLKDARTRDDSLRAVHRWVAQDFRYVSLSLGIGGYQPRTPAEVFQTQYGDCKDKATFFIAVLKRMGIDAYPVLLNSYGAADEALPSVHQFNHMIAAVPNPGGGYTYLDLTAELIPYGEVSPGYQGDLGLVVHPDGRGEEIRFPRVEPSANRMETSIAGELAEDGTFKGTYTTRAAGAAQYSLRSAFSSRITPRDRENITRTMAQNVFEGAKGDSLEVFDGKDLRAEPRTRLWLSGGRAARASGGTLILTLPFPNGQSSEVITGLESAEGPRRFDIDVAEVIGPVEMVWEARLTLPEGFRARLPESVDASSAFGRYSAEYAQEGRELRVTRRMAGTRGTQPKERLPDLLKFLRDASRDDVQFIIIERAAG; encoded by the coding sequence ATGCGTTTCCTGGCCACGCTGCTCGGCCTGTCCCTGGCCGGGGCGGCCCCCGCCTTCGCGCAGGCACCGGTCATCACCGAGCAGGGCGACCCGTCCGTCCGCACCGACACCATCTACAAACTGGCGGTAGACCCGGCCGACTACCCCGAAGACGAGTACGTCGTGCTGCTGGACGACGGCGTGCTGCGCCGCGAGGCCGACGGCACCGGCACCTTCACCTACCGGATGGTGGCCCAGGTGCTCACCCCCGAGGCGGCCGAGCAGTTCGGCGAGCAGAGCTTCGGGTGGGACATGAAGCGCGAGCGCTTTCGCCTGAACTGGATCCGCGTGATCGACGCGAAGACGGGGCGGGTGATCAGCGACAAGCCCGTGCACGACCAGGAAAGCCGCGCCGAGGTGGAGTTCGACGCCCCCGTGTACACCGACCAGCAGACGCGGCGGATGTCGCTGGGCGGCGTGGTGCCGGGCACCATCGTGGACTACAGCATCACCACCGAAACGCTGGAGCCGGTGCTGCCGGGCGACTTCACGCAGTCGTGGAGCGTGCACATGGGCGTGCCCGTGCGCCGCTCGCGCCTGGTCGTGGACGTGCCCGACGGCTACCAGCCGCGCATCATCGAGAACAACCTGAACTTCCGTCCGCGGGTGGTGGCGCGGAACGGCCGGCGCGTGTACACCTGGGCCGCCGCCGACGTCGTGAACGTCAAGCCCGAGATGTTCGCGGCGACGGACAGCAACAAGGTGTACATGAACATCGCGGTGGGCGGGCGCACCGAGTGGGCCGACATCGCCCGCTGGTACGCCGGCCTTTCCGCCGGCCGCTACACGCTGACGCCGGAGATCGAGGCAAAGCTGGCCGAGGTGCTGAAGGACGCGCGCACCCGCGACGACTCGCTGCGCGCCGTGCACCGCTGGGTGGCGCAGGACTTCCGCTACGTGTCGCTCTCTCTCGGCATCGGCGGGTATCAGCCGCGCACCCCGGCCGAGGTGTTCCAGACGCAGTACGGCGACTGCAAGGACAAGGCGACGTTCTTCATCGCGGTGCTCAAGCGGATGGGCATCGACGCGTACCCCGTGCTGCTGAACTCGTACGGCGCGGCGGACGAGGCGCTGCCCTCGGTCCACCAGTTCAACCACATGATCGCGGCGGTGCCCAACCCGGGCGGGGGCTACACCTACCTGGACCTTACGGCCGAGCTGATTCCCTACGGCGAGGTGAGCCCCGGCTACCAGGGCGACCTGGGGCTGGTGGTGCACCCCGACGGCCGCGGCGAGGAGATCCGCTTTCCGCGCGTGGAGCCCTCGGCCAACCGCATGGAAACGTCCATCGCCGGCGAGCTGGCGGAGGACGGCACCTTCAAGGGCACGTACACCACGCGGGCCGCCGGCGCGGCGCAGTACAGCCTGCGCAGCGCCTTTTCGTCGCGCATCACCCCGCGCGACCGCGAGAACATCACGCGCACCATGGCGCAGAACGTGTTCGAGGGCGCCAAGGGCGACAGCCTGGAGGTCTTCGACGGCAAGGACCTGCGCGCCGAGCCGCGCACGCGCCTGTGGCTTTCGGGCGGCCGCGCGGCGCGCGCCTCGGGGGGCACCCTGATCCTTACCCTGCCCTTTCCCAACGGGCAGAGCAGCGAAGTGATCACCGGCCTGGAGTCGGCGGAGGGGCCGCGGCGCTTCGACATCGACGTGGCCGAGGTGATCGGGCCCGTCGAGATGGTGTGGGAAGCCCGGCTGACGCTCCCCGAGGGATTCCGCGCACGGCTCCCCGAGTCGGTGGACGCCAGCAGCGCGTTCGGGCGCTACTCGGCCGAGTACGCGCAGGAGGGGCGGGAGCTTCGCGTGACGCGGCGGATGGCCGGCACCCGCGGCACCCAGCCCAAGGAGCGCCTTCCCGACCTGCTGAAGTTCCTGCGCGACGCGAGCCGCGACGACGTGCAGTTCATCATCATCGAGCGCGCGGCGGGCTGA
- the uvrA gene encoding excinuclease ABC subunit UvrA, with protein sequence MKDRIVIRGARQHNLKNLDLDIPRRAVVVVTGPSGSGKSSLAFDTVYAEGQRRYVESLSTYAKQFLDRMEKPDVDRVEGISPAVAIEQRNPTKTSRSTVGTATEVYDYLRLLWARVGRTYCPGPHPDQPCGREVKPDSVQSATDAILALPGGTRLMVCFPLPLSARVTHALVVDNLRALGFVRLLADGRELHLDELPEGIDLTTSRELLVVVDRLKADPDDVARLADSLQTAFAEGEGEAVAVPVAAPALRFTERFRCPDHPEIEFATPSPQLFSFNNPYGSCPECTGFGAVLRYDESLIVPNASRSLAEGAVDPWSKPRYEDRRRKLSDFAAKQGVSMDTPWTGLPEEFRRAVLNGTRGFQGMFQFLEALEEKRYKQYIRVFLRQYQSSQDCPVCGGAKLRPEALRVRVANRTVADVSALPLARLRPWLAAMLHGRAGDPDCPQPPLTGQEREIAESILKELDSRVGFLVDVGLGYLTLDRQTRTLSGGEAQRISLSNALGSRLVDTLYVLDEPTIGLHPADNDRLLRLLVRLREHGNTVIVVEHDPEAMRLADWLVELGPGSGELGGELMFQGTLEQLMVADTLTGRYLSGRESIAVPARRRAVDGLRLRLEGAREHNLKGDAAVFPLGAITVVTGVSGSGKSTLVHDVLFRAVERELSGGETSAKRHLGETVGGYERLQGVGTLREVVLVDQSPIGRTPRSNPVTYIKAYDDVRRIFSSLPDARRLGFGPGHFSFNVAGGRCEACKGEGQVQVEMVFMADVFVPCEICGGARFKPEVLEVKYRGRSIRDVLEMTVDEAIRFFLHEDRLGEILWHLQQVGLGYLRLGQPAPTLSGGEAQRIKVARELAMGARRGGRKLYIMDEPTTGLHMDDIRKLLRVLGDLADAGHTVILIEHNLDVIKTADWIVDLGPGAGPDGGHVVAMGRPEEIVAVPESVTGQWLAPLLASD encoded by the coding sequence ATGAAGGATCGCATCGTCATTCGCGGGGCCCGGCAGCACAACCTCAAGAACCTGGACCTGGACATCCCCCGGCGCGCCGTCGTCGTCGTCACGGGGCCGTCGGGTTCGGGCAAGTCGTCGCTGGCCTTCGACACCGTCTACGCCGAGGGGCAGCGGCGTTACGTGGAGTCGCTTTCCACCTACGCCAAGCAGTTCCTTGACCGGATGGAAAAGCCGGACGTGGACCGGGTGGAGGGCATTTCGCCCGCCGTGGCCATCGAGCAGCGCAACCCCACCAAGACCAGCCGCAGCACCGTGGGCACGGCGACGGAGGTGTACGACTACCTTCGCCTGCTGTGGGCGCGGGTAGGGCGCACCTACTGCCCCGGCCCGCACCCGGACCAGCCGTGCGGGCGCGAGGTGAAGCCCGACAGCGTGCAGTCGGCCACCGACGCCATCCTCGCGCTCCCCGGCGGCACCCGGCTGATGGTGTGCTTTCCCCTTCCGCTCTCCGCCCGCGTCACCCACGCGCTCGTGGTGGACAACCTTCGCGCGCTGGGCTTCGTACGCCTGCTGGCGGACGGGCGCGAGCTTCACCTGGACGAGCTGCCCGAGGGAATCGACCTCACCACGTCTCGCGAGCTGCTGGTGGTGGTCGACCGCCTGAAGGCCGACCCGGACGACGTCGCGCGCCTGGCGGACTCGCTGCAGACGGCCTTCGCCGAGGGCGAGGGCGAGGCCGTCGCCGTTCCCGTCGCGGCGCCGGCGCTGCGCTTCACGGAGCGGTTCCGCTGCCCGGACCACCCGGAGATCGAGTTCGCCACCCCCTCGCCCCAGCTCTTTTCCTTCAACAACCCGTACGGCTCGTGCCCGGAGTGCACCGGCTTCGGCGCGGTGCTGCGCTACGACGAGTCGCTGATCGTTCCCAACGCGTCGCGCTCGCTGGCCGAGGGCGCGGTAGACCCGTGGAGCAAGCCGCGGTATGAGGACCGCCGCCGCAAGCTCTCGGACTTCGCCGCCAAGCAGGGCGTGTCGATGGACACGCCGTGGACCGGGCTTCCGGAGGAGTTCCGCCGCGCCGTCCTCAACGGCACGCGCGGGTTCCAGGGCATGTTCCAGTTCCTGGAGGCGCTGGAGGAAAAGCGCTACAAGCAGTACATCCGCGTCTTCCTTCGCCAGTACCAGAGCAGCCAGGACTGCCCGGTGTGCGGCGGCGCCAAGCTGCGTCCCGAGGCGCTGCGGGTGCGCGTGGCCAACCGCACCGTGGCCGACGTTTCCGCCCTTCCCCTGGCCCGGCTGCGGCCCTGGCTGGCGGCCATGCTGCACGGCCGCGCGGGCGACCCCGACTGCCCTCAGCCGCCGCTGACCGGGCAGGAGCGCGAGATCGCCGAGTCCATCCTCAAGGAGCTGGACTCGCGGGTAGGCTTTCTGGTGGACGTGGGGCTGGGATACCTGACGCTCGACCGGCAGACGCGCACCCTCTCCGGTGGCGAGGCGCAGCGCATTTCCCTCTCCAACGCGCTCGGCAGCCGCCTGGTCGACACGCTGTACGTCCTCGACGAGCCCACGATCGGCCTACACCCCGCGGACAACGACCGGCTGCTTCGCCTGCTGGTGCGCCTGCGCGAGCACGGCAACACCGTCATCGTGGTGGAGCACGACCCCGAGGCCATGCGGCTGGCCGACTGGCTGGTGGAGCTGGGGCCGGGCAGCGGCGAGCTGGGTGGCGAGCTGATGTTCCAGGGCACGCTGGAGCAGCTGATGGTGGCCGACACGCTGACGGGCCGCTACCTGTCCGGCCGGGAAAGCATCGCCGTTCCCGCCCGCCGGCGGGCGGTTGACGGGCTGCGGCTGCGGCTGGAGGGCGCGCGCGAGCACAACCTGAAGGGCGACGCGGCCGTCTTTCCCCTGGGCGCCATCACGGTGGTGACGGGGGTGTCGGGATCGGGAAAGAGCACGCTGGTGCACGACGTTCTCTTCCGCGCGGTGGAGCGCGAACTCTCCGGCGGCGAGACCAGCGCCAAGCGGCACCTGGGCGAAACGGTGGGCGGATACGAGCGGCTGCAGGGCGTGGGCACGCTGCGCGAGGTGGTGCTGGTGGACCAGTCGCCCATTGGCCGCACGCCGCGCTCGAATCCCGTGACCTACATCAAGGCGTACGACGACGTGCGCCGCATCTTCTCGTCCCTCCCCGACGCCAGGCGGCTGGGGTTCGGGCCCGGGCACTTCTCCTTCAACGTGGCGGGCGGGCGCTGCGAGGCCTGCAAGGGCGAGGGGCAGGTGCAGGTGGAGATGGTGTTCATGGCCGACGTGTTCGTGCCGTGTGAAATCTGCGGCGGCGCGCGGTTCAAGCCCGAGGTGCTGGAGGTGAAGTACCGGGGCCGGTCCATCCGCGACGTGCTGGAGATGACGGTGGACGAGGCCATCCGCTTCTTTCTTCACGAAGACCGGCTGGGCGAAATCCTCTGGCACCTTCAGCAGGTGGGGCTGGGATACCTGCGGCTGGGGCAGCCCGCGCCCACGCTGTCGGGAGGCGAGGCGCAGCGGATCAAGGTGGCGCGTGAGCTGGCGATGGGGGCGCGGCGCGGCGGGCGGAAGCTGTACATCATGGACGAGCCCACCACCGGGCTTCACATGGACGACATCCGCAAGCTGCTGCGCGTGCTGGGAGACCTGGCCGACGCGGGGCACACGGTGATCCTGATCGAGCACAACCTGGACGTCATCAAGACGGCGGACTGGATCGTGGACCTGGGCCCCGGCGCGGGCCCCGACGGCGGGCACGTCGTAGCGATGGGGAGGCCGGAGGAGATCGTCGCGGTGCCGGAGAGCGTGACGGGCCAGTGGCTGGCGCCGCTGCTGGCTTCTGATTGA
- a CDS encoding type II toxin-antitoxin system HipA family toxin, translating to MSALEVRLADARDVRVGRLVQHGRVMAFEYDPAFLDTGLQLSPLHLPLRPGVFEAPPTPFAGLHGVFNDSLPDGWGLLLMDRAFRKRGITREAITAADRLSYLGRRGMGALTYHPETGPDDEGGAVDLAELAAQSERLLEGSGEDVLPELMRAGGSPGGARPKVVVAYHERDGSIVSGSDEVPEGYRAYIVKFGSREDPPDAGTIELAYAAMARAAGIDVPPARLFETRDGGRFFGAERFDRPAGERRHVHTLAGLLNADYRLPSLDYEGYLRAAWALTASHVAVKAAFRRMVFNVLAHNRDDHAKNFAFLMQPDGTWELTPAYDLTFSGGPGGEHTMAVAGEGRAPGTREFEQVASRMSIPPRESKQIQEEVAAAVADWPRFAREAGVIRPWIRRIQERLKTISATTGAEVTPSKTVSRRGRRGN from the coding sequence GTGAGCGCGCTCGAGGTGCGCCTGGCCGACGCCCGCGACGTGCGCGTGGGCCGGCTGGTCCAGCACGGCCGCGTGATGGCGTTCGAGTACGACCCCGCCTTTCTGGACACCGGGCTCCAGCTTTCGCCGCTGCACCTGCCGTTGCGTCCGGGCGTCTTCGAGGCCCCGCCCACGCCGTTCGCCGGCCTTCACGGCGTCTTCAACGACTCGCTTCCGGACGGGTGGGGCCTGCTGCTGATGGACCGTGCCTTTCGGAAGCGCGGAATCACCCGCGAAGCCATCACCGCCGCCGACCGCCTGAGCTACCTGGGCCGCCGCGGGATGGGCGCGCTCACCTATCATCCCGAAACCGGCCCGGACGACGAAGGGGGTGCGGTGGACCTGGCCGAGCTTGCCGCGCAGTCGGAGCGGCTGCTCGAGGGAAGCGGCGAGGACGTGCTTCCCGAGCTGATGCGGGCGGGCGGCTCGCCCGGCGGTGCGCGGCCCAAGGTGGTGGTGGCGTACCACGAGCGCGACGGGTCCATCGTGTCGGGAAGCGACGAGGTGCCGGAAGGATACCGCGCGTACATCGTGAAATTCGGCTCGCGCGAGGATCCGCCCGACGCCGGGACCATCGAGCTCGCCTACGCGGCGATGGCGCGGGCCGCGGGAATCGACGTGCCGCCGGCCCGGCTGTTCGAAACGCGCGACGGAGGGCGGTTCTTCGGCGCGGAGCGGTTCGATCGGCCGGCTGGCGAGCGGCGGCACGTCCATACGCTCGCCGGCCTGCTGAACGCCGACTACCGCCTGCCCAGCCTGGACTACGAGGGCTACCTGCGCGCGGCGTGGGCGCTCACGGCCAGCCATGTGGCCGTAAAGGCGGCGTTCCGGCGGATGGTGTTCAACGTGCTGGCCCACAACCGCGACGACCACGCAAAGAACTTCGCCTTTCTCATGCAGCCGGATGGAACGTGGGAGCTGACGCCGGCCTACGACCTCACCTTCAGCGGCGGGCCTGGCGGGGAGCACACCATGGCGGTCGCGGGCGAAGGCCGTGCGCCGGGTACCCGCGAGTTCGAGCAGGTCGCCTCGCGCATGAGCATCCCGCCGCGCGAGTCGAAGCAGATCCAGGAGGAGGTGGCCGCCGCGGTCGCGGACTGGCCGAGGTTTGCGCGCGAGGCGGGAGTCATCCGCCCGTGGATCAGACGCATCCAGGAGCGGCTGAAAACCATCAGCGCCACGACCGGTGCTGAGGTGACTCCCTCCAAAACAGTTTCACGCAGAGGGCGCAGAGGGAACTGA
- a CDS encoding helix-turn-helix transcriptional regulator: MIPVILQAPAEVAMTVAARARALRLARGWTQQELAERAGVAVDTLRRFERTGKIALERLLMIAKVLDAIEPFGGLFAPPPARTLAELERASGPGRVRARKPRRRA; the protein is encoded by the coding sequence ATGATACCAGTTATTCTGCAGGCTCCCGCCGAGGTGGCGATGACGGTGGCCGCACGCGCGCGGGCACTCCGGCTGGCGCGCGGCTGGACGCAGCAGGAGCTGGCGGAGCGGGCCGGCGTGGCGGTCGACACACTGCGCCGGTTCGAGCGCACGGGCAAGATCGCGCTCGAGCGCCTGCTGATGATCGCCAAGGTGCTCGACGCCATCGAGCCGTTCGGCGGGCTGTTCGCCCCGCCGCCCGCGCGCACGCTGGCGGAGCTGGAGCGCGCGTCGGGTCCGGGGCGGGTACGTGCCCGCAAGCCGCGGAGGCGCGCGTGA
- a CDS encoding PepSY-associated TM helix domain-containing protein translates to MRQFRNVIFWAHLLTAIPAALVVLMMSVTGVLLTYQRELTAWADTRGLDGSPPAAGAARLPADVLMQRVAAAEKGKPTTLRWHADPERPVEVAFGREKTVFVNAYTGQVLSAGSPGVRGFFRTVVAWHRWLGAQGEGPARDRGKALTGAANLMFLFLVVSGFYLWWPRNWNAAALRNVLVFRRGLPGKARDFNWHNVIGFWSAVPLFLIVLSGVVISYRWAGDLVYRAVGEAPPPPAGGGGGGGASAGARGGMGGSPTLAGIEALRVRAERQVDGWRSIALQIPSEPGKPAAFTIDRGDGGQPQKRASLSLSATGEVEKWEPFAASTRGRQVRSFLRFAHTGEVAGLIGQTVAGLVSLGAALLVWTGLSLTLRRFRAWRGRHGERPIPARTRPETAPVPVGGRAGR, encoded by the coding sequence ATGCGGCAGTTTCGAAACGTAATCTTCTGGGCACACCTGCTCACGGCCATCCCCGCCGCCCTGGTGGTGCTGATGATGTCGGTGACGGGGGTGCTGCTGACCTACCAGCGGGAGCTGACCGCCTGGGCCGACACGCGCGGGCTGGACGGATCGCCTCCGGCCGCGGGCGCGGCGCGCCTTCCCGCGGACGTGCTGATGCAGCGGGTGGCCGCGGCGGAGAAGGGAAAGCCCACCACGCTTCGGTGGCACGCGGACCCCGAGCGTCCCGTGGAGGTGGCGTTCGGCCGCGAGAAGACGGTGTTCGTGAACGCGTACACGGGGCAGGTGCTGAGCGCGGGCTCTCCCGGCGTTCGCGGCTTCTTTCGCACGGTGGTGGCGTGGCACCGCTGGCTGGGCGCGCAGGGCGAGGGACCGGCGCGCGACCGCGGCAAGGCGCTGACGGGCGCCGCCAACCTGATGTTCCTCTTCCTCGTGGTCAGCGGCTTCTATCTCTGGTGGCCGCGCAACTGGAACGCGGCGGCGCTGCGCAACGTGCTGGTGTTCCGGCGCGGGCTGCCGGGCAAGGCGCGCGACTTCAACTGGCACAACGTCATCGGGTTCTGGTCTGCCGTGCCGCTGTTCCTGATCGTCCTTTCCGGCGTGGTCATCTCCTACCGCTGGGCGGGCGACCTGGTGTATCGCGCCGTGGGCGAGGCGCCCCCGCCGCCCGCGGGCGGGGGCGGGGGCGGCGGCGCGTCGGCCGGCGCCCGCGGCGGAATGGGCGGGTCACCAACGCTGGCGGGGATCGAGGCGCTGCGCGTCCGTGCCGAGCGGCAGGTGGACGGGTGGCGAAGCATCGCCCTGCAGATCCCCTCCGAACCCGGCAAGCCCGCGGCGTTCACCATCGACCGGGGCGACGGCGGTCAGCCGCAGAAGCGTGCGAGCCTGTCGCTCTCCGCCACGGGCGAAGTGGAGAAGTGGGAGCCGTTCGCCGCGAGCACCCGCGGGCGCCAGGTGCGCAGCTTCCTTCGCTTCGCGCACACGGGCGAGGTGGCGGGGCTTATAGGGCAGACGGTTGCCGGGCTGGTGTCGCTGGGTGCCGCGCTGCTGGTGTGGACGGGTCTTTCGCTCACCCTCCGGCGGTTTCGGGCATGGCGTGGCCGCCATGGGGAGCGTCCCATCCCCGCCCGGACTCGCCCGGAGACAGCGCCCGTCCCCGTTGGAGGACGAGCCGGGCGCTGA
- a CDS encoding amidohydrolase — MKRLLSALALTALAGCARGTAAPPAQGPAPSTAQRQSSDPFPSTYRPLASRPTLIRGGTVMTAAGQVIPNGEVLMVDGRIAAVGTALQAPADAVVLDATGRFVTPGVIDTHSHLGVYASPGVQAHSDGNEATSPNTAEVWAEHSVWPHDPGFTRALEGGVTSMQILPGSANLFGGRSVTLKNVPSRTAQGMKFPGAPYGLKMACGENPKRVYGQRGGPATRMGNVAGFRSAWIRAQDYRRRMDEAGSGQGTSGSTGGGSAPTRDLELETLAGVLRGEILVHNHCYRGDEMAQMIDIAREFGYRIRSFHHGVEAYKVRDLMARDSISGSLWADWGGFKMEALDFTRANVAMLHQAGGIAVVHSDDPTGIQKLNQEAAKALEAGREMGMEISENDALRWITANAAWALGIHQQVGTLEAGKHADVVIWSHNPFSVYARADQVFIDGALLYDRMNPNRQPRTDFEVGLFPAEAVR; from the coding sequence ATGAAGCGTTTGTTGTCCGCGCTGGCGCTGACGGCCCTGGCCGGGTGCGCGCGAGGCACGGCCGCGCCCCCCGCGCAGGGGCCCGCGCCCAGCACGGCGCAGCGGCAGTCCAGCGATCCCTTCCCGTCCACCTACCGCCCCCTGGCCTCGCGCCCCACGCTGATCCGGGGCGGCACGGTGATGACGGCGGCCGGGCAGGTCATCCCCAACGGCGAAGTGCTGATGGTGGACGGGCGCATCGCCGCCGTGGGCACCGCCCTGCAGGCGCCGGCGGACGCGGTGGTGCTGGACGCCACGGGCAGGTTCGTGACGCCCGGGGTCATCGACACGCACTCGCACCTGGGCGTGTACGCCAGTCCCGGCGTGCAGGCGCACAGCGACGGCAACGAGGCCACCAGCCCGAACACCGCCGAGGTATGGGCCGAGCACTCGGTGTGGCCGCACGACCCGGGCTTCACCCGGGCGCTGGAGGGCGGCGTCACCTCCATGCAAATCCTTCCGGGCAGCGCCAACCTCTTCGGCGGGCGCAGCGTAACGCTGAAGAACGTGCCCAGCCGCACCGCGCAGGGAATGAAGTTTCCCGGCGCGCCGTACGGGCTGAAGATGGCGTGCGGCGAAAACCCCAAGCGCGTCTACGGGCAGCGCGGCGGCCCGGCGACCCGCATGGGCAACGTCGCCGGCTTCCGCAGCGCGTGGATCCGTGCCCAGGACTACCGCCGCCGCATGGACGAGGCGGGCAGCGGCCAGGGGACCTCCGGCAGCACGGGCGGCGGAAGCGCGCCCACGCGCGACCTGGAGCTGGAAACGCTGGCGGGGGTGCTGCGGGGAGAAATCCTGGTGCACAACCACTGCTACCGGGGCGACGAGATGGCGCAGATGATCGACATCGCGCGCGAGTTCGGCTACCGCATCCGCTCCTTCCACCACGGCGTGGAAGCGTACAAGGTGCGCGACCTGATGGCCCGCGACAGCATCAGCGGCTCGCTGTGGGCCGACTGGGGCGGCTTCAAGATGGAGGCGCTGGACTTCACCCGGGCCAACGTCGCCATGCTGCACCAGGCGGGCGGCATCGCCGTCGTCCACTCCGACGACCCCACCGGCATCCAGAAGCTGAACCAGGAAGCGGCGAAGGCGCTCGAGGCGGGCCGGGAGATGGGGATGGAGATCAGCGAGAACGACGCGCTGCGCTGGATCACCGCCAACGCGGCGTGGGCGCTCGGCATCCACCAGCAGGTAGGCACGCTGGAGGCTGGGAAGCACGCCGACGTGGTGATCTGGAGCCACAACCCGTTCAGCGTCTACGCGCGGGCGGACCAGGTCTTCATCGATGGCGCGCTGCTGTACGACCGGATGAACCCCAACCGTCAGCCCCGCACCGACTTCGAGGTTGGGCTCTTCCCCGCGGAGGCCGTACGATGA
- a CDS encoding amidohydrolase family protein, producing the protein MNRILLTAAALCFAAAPAGAQAIAIVGGDVYTADGTPIRGGTVVIQNGRITAVGANVAIPAGARRIDATGKWVTPGLIESSTTMGIGEVSSIAESNDAEIQDVTSRRDTDDQVQAAFTVTEGLNPRSMVIPIVRIMGVTTAITRPSGSLISGQGAMIDLAGNRVEDMTVVSPIGMYASLSENARGAVGGPRAAISMRLREVLEDARAYARNRQSFERGETREFSVSRLDLEALQPVLAGREPLVVEAHRASDIQLALRIAREYDLRLIITGGTEAWMVADDLARARVPVLVKVLNNLPGSFESLGATYENAARLRRSGVQVALTSGETWRAYTIRQEAGNAVAYGLPWAEAFRAVTLYPAQIWGVADRYGSLEAGKVANVVVWSGDPFELLTRVEHVIIRGQEVPLVSRETQLRDRYRTLDENVRTYRQP; encoded by the coding sequence ATGAACCGGATTCTTCTCACCGCGGCGGCGCTCTGCTTCGCCGCCGCCCCGGCCGGCGCCCAGGCCATCGCCATCGTCGGCGGCGACGTGTACACGGCCGACGGAACGCCCATCCGCGGCGGCACGGTGGTCATCCAGAACGGGCGGATCACCGCCGTGGGCGCCAACGTCGCCATTCCCGCGGGCGCGCGCCGGATCGACGCCACGGGCAAGTGGGTGACGCCGGGGCTCATCGAGAGCAGCACCACCATGGGGATCGGCGAGGTCAGCTCCATCGCCGAGAGCAACGACGCGGAAATCCAGGACGTCACCTCGCGCCGCGACACCGACGACCAGGTGCAGGCCGCCTTCACCGTGACCGAGGGATTGAACCCGCGGAGCATGGTGATTCCCATCGTCCGGATCATGGGCGTGACCACCGCGATCACGCGGCCGTCGGGAAGCCTGATCTCCGGGCAGGGCGCAATGATCGACCTGGCGGGCAACCGGGTGGAAGACATGACGGTGGTGTCTCCCATCGGGATGTACGCCAGCCTGAGCGAGAACGCCCGGGGGGCGGTCGGCGGGCCCCGCGCGGCCATCTCCATGCGGCTGCGCGAGGTGCTGGAGGACGCCCGGGCCTACGCGCGCAACCGGCAGAGCTTCGAGCGGGGAGAGACGCGAGAGTTCTCGGTGAGCCGGCTGGACCTGGAGGCGCTGCAGCCGGTGCTCGCGGGCCGGGAGCCGCTGGTGGTGGAGGCGCACCGCGCCAGCGACATCCAGCTCGCGCTGCGCATTGCCCGCGAGTACGACCTGCGGCTGATCATCACGGGTGGCACCGAGGCCTGGATGGTGGCGGATGATCTGGCGCGGGCGCGGGTGCCGGTGCTGGTGAAGGTGCTCAACAACCTGCCCGGGAGCTTCGAGTCGCTGGGCGCCACCTACGAGAACGCCGCGCGCCTTCGCCGGTCGGGTGTGCAGGTGGCGCTCACCAGCGGCGAGACGTGGCGGGCGTACACCATCCGGCAGGAGGCGGGGAACGCGGTGGCGTACGGGCTTCCCTGGGCCGAGGCGTTCCGCGCCGTGACGCTGTATCCGGCGCAGATCTGGGGCGTCGCGGACCGGTATGGCTCGCTGGAGGCGGGGAAAGTGGCGAACGTGGTGGTGTGGAGCGGCGACCCGTTCGAGCTGCTCACCCGCGTGGAGCACGTGATCATCCGCGGCCAGGAGGTGCCGCTGGTCAGCCGCGAGACGCAGCTGCGCGACCGGTACCGCACGCTTGACGAGAACGTGAGGACGTACCGCCAGCCGTGA